A genomic window from Glycine max cultivar Williams 82 chromosome 17, Glycine_max_v4.0, whole genome shotgun sequence includes:
- the LOC100306207 gene encoding Precursor of CEP5-like precursor gives MTNLKLVFTISSILLALVFINGISSVMGRPLKKEHIITTTYENSVKEMGTVEDNNILLWRRSIIENAANDGGVDKWIDDFRPTDPGHSPGAGHSSPTPKDASNGAPRP, from the coding sequence ATGACCAATTTGAAGCTTGTGTTCACGATCAGTTCCATTCTTCTAGCCTTGGTGTTTATCAATGGAATTTCTTCAGTTATGGGGAGGCCACTGAAAAAGGAGCACATCATAACAACAACCTACGAAAACAGTGTCAAAGAAATGGGCACAGTGGAAGACAACAATATTCTCCTGTGGCGCCGAAGCATCATAGAAAATGCAGCAAATGATGGTGGTGTTGATAAATGGATCGACGATTTCCGACCAACGGATCCTGGTCATAGTCCCGGTGCTGGCCATTCCTCCCCAACCCCAAAGGACGCTAGTAACGGGGCCCCAAGGCCATAG